A genomic stretch from Penicillium digitatum chromosome 4, complete sequence includes:
- a CDS encoding putative pol polyprotein, with the protein MQELTEYVRAEILSAQARYEEQTNRHRAPARRYRPGQLVWLNARNIRTLRPQKKLDWKNLGPFKVLEAISAHAYKLELPASMKIHPVFNVSLLQPAATNPVNGQVTEPAPPVEVEGLEEWEVEDILDSRWERRGRGGPRLKYTVKWIGYDEPTEEPVEYLDHAREIIRNFHRRYPHKPRLDGARL; encoded by the coding sequence atgcaagaactgactgagtacgtccgcgccgagatactgtccgcacaagcccgatacgaagaacaaacgaaccgtcaccgtgcccctgcccgccgataccgtcctggacaactggtctggctgaacgccaggaatatccgaaccctccgcccgcagaagaaactggactggaagaacctaggcccctttaaggtcctagaagctataagcgcacacgcttacaagctcgaactgcctgctagtatgaagatccaccctgtgtttaacgtcagcctgctacagcctgccgccacgaacccggtaaatggacaagttactgaacccgcaccgcctgtcgaagtcgaaggactggaagaatgggaagttgaagacatcttagattcccgctgggaacgacgaggccgaggaggcccgcgtctgaagtacaccgtcaaatggattggttacgacgaacccactgaagagcctgttgaatacctggaccacgcccgcgaaatcatacggaacttccaccgaagatacccgcacaagcctcgcctcgacggagctcggctctaa
- a CDS encoding Hexokinase, which translates to MVGLGPKHPQSRKGSMHELPQNLLGCIQDFEKAFTVDRSKLKEIVNHFVKELEKGLSVEGGNIPMNVTWVLDFPDGHERGTYLALDMGGTNLRVCEITLTEEKGAFDITQSKYKMPEELRTGTAEELWEYIADCLQQFVETHHAGENLAKLPLGFTFSYPATQEYIDHGILQRWTKGFDIDGVEGKDVVPPLEEVLKKRGLPIKVAALINDTTGTLIASAYTDTAMKIGCIFGTGVNAAYMDNAGSIPKLAHMNLPADMPVAINCEYGAFDNEHVVLPLTKYDDIIDRDSPRPGQQAFEKMTAGLYLGEIFRLALIDLIDNRPGLIFNGQDVSKLRKPYLLDASFLAHIEDDPYENLTETLDLFESKLSIRPTQPELELVRRLAELIGTRAARLSSCGVAAICIKKNIESCHVGADGSVFTKYPLFKERGAQALREILDWAPTEKDKVSILAAEDGSGVGAALIAALTLKRVKAGNLIGIRNMDDMKTLL; encoded by the exons ATGGTTGGACTTGGCCCCAAGCACCCGCAGTCCCGGAAGG GGTCTATGCACGAACTGCCCCAGAACTTGTTGGGGTGTATTCAGGATTTCGAGAAGGCTTTCACTGTCGATCGctccaagctcaaggagATTGTGAACCACTTTGTCAAGGAGCTCGAGAAAG GCCTGAGCGTCGAGGGTGGCAACATT CCCATGAATGTCACCTGGGTCCTGGACTTCCCCGATGGACACGAGCGTGGAACCTACCTGGCCCTCGATATGGGTGGCACGAACCTACGCGTCTGCGAAATTACCTTGACCGAGGAGAAGGGCGCTTTCGATATCACACAATCCAAGTATAAGATGCCCGAGGAGCTCCGCACTGGAACTGCCGAGGAACTGTGGGAGTACATCGCCGACTGCTTGCAGCAGTTCGTTGAGACCCACCACGCGGGAGAGAACCTCGCCAAGCTGCCTCTCGGTTTCACTTTCTCCTACCCCGCCACTCAGGAGTACATCGATCACGGTATCCTGCAGCGTTGGACCAAGGGCTTCGACATTGACGGCGTTGAGGGTAAGGATGTGGTTCCCCCTCTGGAGGAGGTCCTGAAGAAGCGG GGTCTTCCCATTAAAGTCGCAGCACTTATTAACGACACCACCGGTACCCTCATCGCTTCCGCCTATACCGACACCGCCATGAAGATTGGTTGCATCTTCGGTACCGGCGTTAACGCCGCATACATGGACAACGCAGGCTCCATACCCAAGCTTGCCCACATGAACCTGCCCGCCGACATGCCCGTTGCCATCAACTGCGAGTACGGAGCCTTCGACAATGAGCACGTGGTCCTCCCCCTCACCAAGTACGATGACATCATCGACCGCGACTCCCCCCGCCCCGGCCAGCAAGCCTTTGAGAAGATGACCGCCGGTCTGTATCTCGGCGAGATCTTCCGTCTCGCACTGATTGACCTGATCGACAACCGCCCCGGTCTGATCTTCAATGGCCAGGACGTCTCCAAGCTACGCAAGCCCTACCTGCTCGATGCCTCGTTCCTCGCTCACATCGAAGACGACCCCTATGAGAACCTGACAGAGACCTTGGATCTCTTCGAAAGCAAGCTGAGCATCCGCCCCACCCAGCCGGAGCTGGAGCTCGTCCGTCGTCTCGCCGAGCTGATCGGTACCCGTGCCGCTCGTCTTTCCTCCTGCGGAGTCGCCGCCATCTGCATTAAGAAGAACATCGAGTCCTGCCACGTCGGTGCTGATGGTTCCGTCTTCACCAAGTACCCTCTCTTCAAGGAGCGTGGTGCCCAGGCCCTGCGTGAGATCCTCGACTGGGCCCCTACCGAGAAGGACAAGGTCTCCATCTTGGCTGCCGAGGATGGCTCCGGTGTTGGTGCTGCCCTGATTGCCGCTCTGACGCTCAAGCGTGTGAAGGCTGGTAACCTGATTGGTATCCGCAACATGGATGACATGAAGACTCTACTTTGA